GCACAGGTGAGATACTTTGAGAGAATTGCAGGGGAGCATAGAAACCGAGTCACCCCAACAAAAGCTACTAAATCATTGTCTCCCATATCATTGCCTTCGTTATGTGAGGAGTCTGAGTCCAATTCAAAAGATTTTGAAACCGATTCCGAGGCCGACAAAAACGAAATAGAGTCCGGAGAAAGAATTCAAGCTCTAAAAAGGGCTGGAATAGTGGAAGATAACTCAGcgtcatcttcatcatcatcatcatcatcaatgtaTGCATTCCCGTTGTCATTCAGCGCAGATGGCTATGAATATGATGATCAAAACATGCTTCTTAACGGGGGAGAAAGACTTTCCTACACTGCAAATGATATCAGCTTTCCCTGGAATATCCCAGTTTGCTCATCACCCTTGGTGCCTAGCTTTATGTGAATCTTGCCACAGGGACTTTGTAAAATAAAGCAATAGATGATCATATTATGTAGACATACTTGCATGATTGCTTTCAAGGTTTGCTAAATTAAAGAAGCGGAGCATTGGAActgaacttttataatttttctaaaccaTGAAAGCAATCCatatatctaaataaaactTTGTAGCATTATAGAAATGCTGCTTCATTAGGTAATAAAAGAGGGTGATCTGATACAGATATATGTCTTTTTGTGTGGACTTGTAGAGCATGGATTGCTCATATTGTATTTAGAAAATggatttatcatctttttagcCATCTCTGAATTTCAATTTTGCTTCATGGGTCTAGGTCAAGCAGGCGCAGACAGAACAGACAACAAGATGAGTAGCTATATGTCAATGGCCACTATGGCATTATCCATTGAGTTTTAACTGAGAGTTGACCTGGGTAATTAAACGCCCAACATGGGTGAACAGTGCTGGTTTGGTCAAATGTTTGAAGCTAAGCAAGCAACATGGAAAACATGGCAGCCTAACAAGCTTCTAtgcaaaattaaactaaattaaagcaCACCAAATCaagccaatttaattaattaacttcaaCACTGTAGTTAGTAGCTAGGCATGGTTTGACACGAGGAGTGGGTgaaattttagtcaaatttttcAGTAGGTGAGCTTTGTtaagattataaaaaattattaaatcaatataagatgataaaattattaaaaaatataaaaaaattattaaaagtatagaaaagttataaaaaatattataaaatataaaacatatagaaaattgttaaaaattaaaaaaaaaaaaaaagagttacaATCTTGCTATGATTTTCAAGTTCAAAGGTCATCTGTATTGTGACCTTTCTTTAATCATGTTCCACTACTATTATCACCACTCGAGTTTTAGGTACAAACCCACAACTTCCACTCGTCATTTTGAACCAATACCAACACAGCTCCATCATTCATATACCACTGCTGACTGCAACCCTCACCTCACCCAAAACTCATACTCACAAACAACACAAAGAAGCATACCTTGGTCTAACCTTCCTGCTTTTGAAACGAAAGGAAACAATCAAGATTCAAAGCCAACAaaagtgaaaacaaaaataaaataaaaagcgaAGCAAAGTGAAACTAACACCGATTTCGGGTTTAATAGatcattttttaaagtatatttttaatattttttttatagtttttaggattttaatttttatcatttttgccACGTGTCACAACAACAACGTGACACgttgcaaagaaaaaaaaactttaaaatttataatttttctaaatttttatattttattttagttttatatattttaatattttatatgcttttttaattttaatatttttattatatttatttatttttatcattttttcatGTGTCACAATCATGATGTGACATGGCATtgttaattgaaaaagaaatgggATCGTTAACTTTAACAGTCAACCATTAAAGATAATGGTCAAAGAATTTCGTTGATGTATTTTGGCAGTTTGGGTACCTAATCaagtgaaaacaaaaatcaatgaCTTACTTgcattttgaaaaagtttgaggactTTTGACACACTTAAGtctaaattttagcattttaattattctatataaaataactttaataaaaacatataatttatgtttttataagaaaaatttaaattgtattgtcatcatataaaaataaatgaattataacattcaaaattaaaatcttcataacttataaaattcaaataattttaaatattcgaTTCGAGTCCAAATCTGAATTCAAAATGGCTTGAGCCCAAAAAATATGAACCAAACCCGAAATAAAGTTTAGAGGGATGAATGGTGTTGATCTTAAAAATCATAGTAGGAGTGACTTTTCATTGACATTAACATTGACTAAAAGGTCCATGTTTCCTGAAATGATCCAAATTTTGGACCTAggtttttttctaattaaattcaCCTTAATTTCAAGTTGTTTCCCATATCTGTGTCctattataaatttgaagcaGGTTTTGATCAGAATATATGGCATTGAAGTAGGCTCTTTTTCTACTGTAAGGAGCatgataaaagatttaagaCACCTTCATTTATTTAACATTAGCTTGTTCTATCACATCTATCTTCCACTATAGCTTCTTTAATGTCATACTTTTGTACTTTGACACTGGTCATGACCTTCTCCAGATATTCTTCCCCAATCATAGCCTTTGTATCTTTTTTCTTGGAactatttcccaccaaaatgTATGAGACATTCTAAAGGTGAAAGCAACAAGGACACTTTAAGAAAAAATGTCGTTATTCCCAAACTATAACAATTTTCTTTTGGTCATCTATAGTTAAAATAAGACGGCAGAATTTGAGGTGTACACACGTCACTCTTACAATtatccaaataaattttattgcatcATATCCTTCAAAATCCAGTCACTCATTCTACACCttactattaaatatataattatccaATAACTTCCTCTACGTCTTATTCATCCtatcatatattaaatataattgttatttGCTGACTTTCACCGAGCTTATTCCATACATGTTTTGACAAAAGCAGTATACTTTATCGTTTTGCATTTTGGTATCTCCTTTGATTCAATCAACAACTTCCAGTAAAAAGGGTCAGTAGGTACAAGTAGAGATGATAAACGAAATATATAAGTTCCTGAAAATACTTGCATATATTTTTCGCATTAATGTAGAACTTCAAAGGCGAAATCAAGTTATGATTTGCAAGTGAGGTGAGATCACTGGCACACACTGTTTTTATCACATACATATTTTGAGATTGGATATTTTTATCTGTTGGATTTCATGGACTCAATTTGTGTTTTGCCACAAGGGCCATTCATCCTAATGTAGAGCCTGTACTCATCATATGTCATTGGCTTGTACAGTGCTGGCCGGTCCTCATTCACCAGCTCCTTGGCCGGTTCTATCAGTAAATCGCTCTTGGGGTTGTAGAAGAAAGCTAGGGAGACTCGATCTTTTTCTGAGTTCACGATAACACGGTGTTCAACACTCTTGTAATTTGCATTGCTCAGCACCTAAAACATGCATGAGTCAATTTTGCCCTCCATGAAAATATATGGCAATTAAAAAACATGAATACTATATTAAACAAAAGCTATAGAGACCTGGATTTGATCTCCGACGTTGACAATGAAAGCATTGGGAAATGGCTTCACCGTTATCCACTTGCCACCCTTACGAACTTGGAGTCCAGCTACGTCGGGATCAGGCAGGAGAATGGTGATGGCGCCAGGGTCTGAGTGTGAGGAAAGGCCTAGTGTAAGTTCAGGTTGAGGACATTTTGGATAGAAATTGGCCCTTAAGCAGGCTCCCATTTCATCTCCACCAAAGGCATTTTGTAGGTAGTCTTCTTTTAGTTCAAGGTTGATAGACATTGCCTTCAACAGCCTTCCACATAGTTTTGTAACTTGGGCACCATATTTAGCAACCAGTTCCCTGAGTCCAGATTCAACAACTAATAATTAATAGAAAGCT
The window above is part of the Gossypium raimondii isolate GPD5lz chromosome 9, ASM2569854v1, whole genome shotgun sequence genome. Proteins encoded here:
- the LOC105799952 gene encoding myb family transcription factor PHL7; amino-acid sequence: MRRPSRADGLAKERLRWTQELHDRFEQAVNQLGGPDRATPKGILKAMGVDGLTIYHVKSHLQKFRILKFVPETNTKGKFERRNISEILPNFGTTSGAQLNEALQLYMEAQRKQGDDKLQVRRNLKIKFEAQVRYFERIAGEHRNRVTPTKATKSLSPISLPSLCEESESNSKDFETDSEADKNEIESGERIQALKRAGIVEDNSASSSSSSSSSMYAFPLSFSADGYEYDDQNMLLNGGERLSYTANDISFPWNIPVCSSPLVPSFM
- the LOC105799950 gene encoding jasmonate-induced oxygenase 4, whose amino-acid sequence is MNRLMSWPEPVVRVQSLSENGIGTIPDRYIKPISDRPALKSEIHDHLEVPVIDLQNLFGKDPALHQETSRRISSACRDWGFFQVVNHGVSHELMKRTRAVWRDFFELPLEVKQQYANSPSTYEGYGSRLGIEKGAILDWSDYFFLNYLPVTLRNQSKWPAQPVSCRELVAKYGAQVTKLCGRLLKAMSINLELKEDYLQNAFGGDEMGACLRANFYPKCPQPELTLGLSSHSDPGAITILLPDPDVAGLQVRKGGKWITVKPFPNAFIVNVGDQIQVLSNANYKSVEHRVIVNSEKDRVSLAFFYNPKSDLLIEPAKELVNEDRPALYKPMTYDEYRLYIRMNGPCGKTQIESMKSNR